The Deltaproteobacteria bacterium genomic interval GCGCGACTCGAACGTGTGGTGGAACTCCGCCCCGCACGATCTCTCCATCCTCCTCTACCTGGTGCCGCGGCGGGTGCTGCGCGCCCGCCTGCACGAGCACTGCTACCTGCAGCCGGGCATCGCCGACATGGTGGTGGGCGACCTCGAGCTCGAGGGCGGCGTCTCGGCGCACATCTACTTGAGCTGGCTCCACCCGGAGAAGACCGCCAAGGTGACGGTCATCGGGCGCGAGCGCATGCTCAGCTACGAGGGCCGCTTCGAGAAGCGCGGGATCACGCTCTTCGACTACGCGATCGACCGCTCCATGGGGAACGGCGACGCCACCGCGCCCGTCATCCCGGTGAGCCACTTCGCGGCGCGCCGGCTCGAGGTGCCGGCCGCCGCCGAGCCGCTCGCGCTGGCGGCCGAGCACTTCGTCGAGAGCGTCCGGAGCGACACCGAGCCACTCACCAGCGGGGCCCGCTCGCTCCGCGTCGTCGAGGTCCTGGAGGCGGCCGAGCATGCAGCAACTCGCGGCGGTCGAGCCTCCTGACGCGCCGGCGCTGCCGCCGGCTCGTCGGACGTGGGTCCGGAGCGGCGCGGCGCTCGCGGTCGGCGCCCTCATCCTGGGACTCTTCATCTACGAGTCCGACCTCGAGGCAATCCAGGAGTACATGGGTGAGCTCGGCTGGGTCTCGCCGCTCGTCCTCCTCCCGTACCTGGTCATCAACACGTTCGACACGCTCGGCTGGCGCTGCACCCTGCCGCCCGCCGTCGCGGTGCGCGTCCCGTTCGTCTCGCTCTACCTGACACGCATGGCGGGCGAGGCGCTGAACAGCCTCACCGTGGCGGTCGGGGGCGAGCCCGTGAAGGCCCATCTCCTGCGCGCCTTCGGCGTGTCGGATTCGGACGGGCTCGCCTCGGTGGTGATCGCGAAGACGGCGCTCACCGTCTCGCAGATCGCCCTCGTCCTGCTCGGCATCGCGGCGCTCTTCGACCGGCTCGAGCGCCGCGCGCTGGGCGCGGTCTGGCTCGCCTTCCTGGTCGTCGTGGCGATCGGCTTCGTCATGTTGATGGTACGCGTGCAGCGCCGGGGGCCGGTGGTCACGGTGTGGGGATGGCTCCGCCGCCTCGTCCCCCGCGCTGCCTTCGTGGCGCGCCTCGAGTCGCGCGCCCAGGCGATCGACGCGCGCCTGGCCGAGTTCTACCGCATCGAGGGGCCCGCCTTCTGGCGCGCGACCCTTTTCCACCTCGTCGGCTGGCTGCTCGGCGTGGTCGAGGTGTGGGGGATCATGGCGCTCATCGGGAAGCCGATCGCGTGGCGCGATGCGCTCATCATCGAGGCGTTGGCGCAGCCGATCCGCGCCACTTCGCTCCTGATCCCGGGCGCCCTCGGGACGCAGGAGGTGGGCGGCGCCGCGCTCTGCACCTTCCTCGGCATGACGGAGGGGATGGCCGCGACGCTCTGGCTGCTCCGGCGCGGCCGCGAGCTCGTCTTCGACGGCGTCGGCCTGCTGTACTGGGGGCGCCGGGCGGCCACGCCCGCCCGCTGACGTGACCACGCGGCAGCTCGGGCGGAGCGGGCTTGCCGTCTCCCGGCTCGGCCTCGGCCTGGCGGCCGTCGGCCGCCCCGGCTACATCAACCTGGGACGCGCGCGCGACCTGCCGGGGGAGCGCACGCCCGAGGCGCTCTACGCACGCACGGCCGAGCTCCTCGACGCCGCGCGCGCGGCCGGCATCCGCTACGTCGACGTCGCCCGCAGCTATGGGCGCGCGGAAGAGTTCCTGGCGCGCTGGGTGCGTGAGCGCGCCGTGCCGCCGGGCACGCTCACCATCGGGAGCAAGTGGGGCTACCGCTACACCGCGGAGTGGCGCGTCGACGCCCCCGTGCACGAGGAGAAGGAGCTCTCGCTCGCCCGCTTCACGGCGCAGCTCGCGGAGACGCGCGCGCTCCTCGGGCCGCACCTCGACCTCTACCAGATCCACAGCGCGACGGCCGAATCGGGCTGCCTCGAGGACGCCTCCCTGCTGCGCGCCCTGGTGGAGGGCCGGCGCGCCGGCGCCTACCGCGCCGTCGGGCTCACGCTCTCCGGCCCCACCTCGGCGCGCGCCCTCGAGCTGGTGCGGGCGGCGCGCGCCGACGGCGAGCCCGTCTTCGACGTCGTGCAGGCGACCTTCAACTGCCTCGACCCCTCGCTCGCCGCCCCCCTCGCCGGGGCGCACGACGCCGGGCTCGGCGTCATCGTGAAGGAGGCGCTGGCCAACGGGCGCCTGACGGCGGTCAACGACCGCCCCGAGGACGCCGGCCTGATGAGCGCGCTCGGCGAGACGGCCGGCCGGCTCGCCTGCGGCATCGATCAGCTCGCGCTCGCCTTCGTGCTGGCCGAGCCCTTCGTCGACGTCGTGCTCTCGGGCGCGGCGACCACCGCCCAGCTCGCCTCGCACCTGGGCGCGCGGTCGCTGACCCTCGACCCCGAGATGCACGCCGCTCTGGCCGCGCTCGCCGAGCCACCAGCCCGCTACTGGCAGACGCGCGGCACGCTCCGCTGGAGCTGAGCGGCGCGGGGTCGCCTCGCGACGCATTCCGCAACCGAGGGGCCGAGGTCTGCAAAACCTCCATGCTCCGGTTCGAATCTGGTCGCCGCCTCTCCCCGAAGGCCCGCCCCCCTCACGGGGCCACCGGAGCGCTGAGGGGCGCCCTCACCCGCACTCGAGGTCGAGCTCCGCGCCCTCGTGGTCCGAGGGCCAGCAGATCGGGGCAGGCTCGGGGCCGCAGGTGGGCGCGAAGGGGTTGGGGTCGTCGGCGAAGATGCGGGTCGCGGTGCCGTCGCCGTCGTCGTCAGCGCCCGAGTCGATCGCGGCCGCGCACAGCGAGCCCGGCCCCGGTGGCACGAGGAAGATGT includes:
- a CDS encoding aldo/keto reductase; this encodes MTTRQLGRSGLAVSRLGLGLAAVGRPGYINLGRARDLPGERTPEALYARTAELLDAARAAGIRYVDVARSYGRAEEFLARWVRERAVPPGTLTIGSKWGYRYTAEWRVDAPVHEEKELSLARFTAQLAETRALLGPHLDLYQIHSATAESGCLEDASLLRALVEGRRAGAYRAVGLTLSGPTSARALELVRAARADGEPVFDVVQATFNCLDPSLAAPLAGAHDAGLGVIVKEALANGRLTAVNDRPEDAGLMSALGETAGRLACGIDQLALAFVLAEPFVDVVLSGAATTAQLASHLGARSLTLDPEMHAALAALAEPPARYWQTRGTLRWS
- a CDS encoding flippase-like domain-containing protein produces the protein MQQLAAVEPPDAPALPPARRTWVRSGAALAVGALILGLFIYESDLEAIQEYMGELGWVSPLVLLPYLVINTFDTLGWRCTLPPAVAVRVPFVSLYLTRMAGEALNSLTVAVGGEPVKAHLLRAFGVSDSDGLASVVIAKTALTVSQIALVLLGIAALFDRLERRALGAVWLAFLVVVAIGFVMLMVRVQRRGPVVTVWGWLRRLVPRAAFVARLESRAQAIDARLAEFYRIEGPAFWRATLFHLVGWLLGVVEVWGIMALIGKPIAWRDALIIEALAQPIRATSLLIPGALGTQEVGGAALCTFLGMTEGMAATLWLLRRGRELVFDGVGLLYWGRRAATPAR